Part of the Mycoplasma mycoides subsp. mycoides SC str. PG1 genome is shown below.
TTTATTATCTTTTAGAATTAAGAATTCAGCAACAGCTCATTTGTTGTCTTTTATAGAAGTAAATTTTTTTATATAACCTAAAGTTTCTAACATAAACCTTTCCTTAAAATTATTAATTAAAACTTTTTTTAAAAGATTTTTATAAGTCTTATAATTTTATTTTATAAAACTTTAGGTATAGTAATTTTGTTTTACATACAAAAAGTAATGGGGTTTTTAAATGTTTTTTGCTGCTTAAATTTAGAATTTTAAGTTTTGTACTGTAATTTTTAATTAATATACAAAAACATAAATCCAATGAATGTATATGATATTCAACTATTTTTCTACCGGTTGTGTTAAATTAGTGGTAGAAAAACCGGTAGAATATAATCTAAAAGTGGTAGAAAACTATAAAATTATTAGCTTTTTTTAAGGTATTCAACCACTTTTCTATCGGTGTTGGTAGATTAGTGGTAGAAAACTCAATCTAAGTGGTAAAAAGTATTTTTGACTATTCTACTTTTATTTTTGTAATAGTAGCATTTCTAAGATCAAATGTATCTCTATTATTTTTAGACTTACTAGTTAAAAAACTAACTGCATCTTTTTCATCATAAAACAAATTACTTATTATGTATTTATAAATATTATTGTCTTCTTAATCTTATATTTACTATCAATATTTGAAATAACCTTGTATATATTATCTTTTATTAATAAAAGTTCATCTTTTCTTTTTCTAAATTCTCTATTAGACTCATTTGCTTTTTTCTGTTTTTTTTCATTTTCATTGGCATTTTTAAATTCTATTCAATCATCAGAGTTATTAAATCTATCAAACCCAACTATTTTTAATAATCTTTTATTTCTATTTTTATATTCGACATTATTATATTCGACATTATTATATTCGACATTATTTGTTGATCCAATTTTATAACCAACAAATCCACTTATACTAACTAAAACTAAACTATTAATACACTAGTTAAAATTATTTTGTTTTTAATACCATACAACTTTTAATTTTTTTAAGATTCTAAAACTTTTTCAATTTTAAAATTATTAATTTTATTTTTAACTGTATTTAAATGTTTATTAATTACAAGTTCAGTTGCTTCTAAAATTTTATTAGCTTCTTTTTTAACATTTTCAGCAGATTTATTAATTTCATTAAATTTAGTATCAATATGTTTTAAAGCATTATCTAATAAGTTATTTTTAAATTCTTCAAACTCATCTAAAATATCTTGTTTTTCTTTAAACATAATTTCTCGTTGCAATTTATTTAACTTAAGATCTTTATATTTTAGTGCAATAGTTTCTAATACACCTAAAAAGCTAATAAAATACATCGGTCTTATAACAAACATATCTTTATAGTCATTAACTGTTAGTTGTCTAGCCATAATAAAATAACCCTTCTACATAAAAAAATATTTAAACAAACATAATTATTTGTCCAAATATTTTGTCCTAGTTTAATCATCAATATATTCTTTAACTTCATTTTTAAAAGGAGGTATTTTATCATCATCTAGATTATTTTTATTTTCTATTCTGAAGCCTTGTGCTTTTACAACTTTTTTGACATTTCATTTTCTTAAAGATCATGTAAACGATTTTGCTCTTGCAAACATTCCATCCATACTAATTACGTTTGATGTATTTCAATTTGAAATATCTTGATTAAAAGATTCGGCATCTGCAAACATATTATTGGTTGATACAACATTAGAAACATCTCAATTTGTTATTTTTCCATTGAATTTTGTGGCATCTCAAAACATCTGTGCCATATTTTTTACATTTTTAACATCTCAATTGTTTAAATCTTGATTAAAATTTTTTGCTCCAAAAAACATAGCAGACATATCAGTAACTTTTGAAGTATTTCACTTACCAATTGGTTGGTCAAATTTTTCCGCATCAAAAAAAACACCGCTCATATCAGTAACTTTTGAAGTATTTCAATTAGATATATTAGTATTAAAGTTTTTAGCATTATTAAATGCATTTGTAAGAATTTTTACATTTGATGTATCTCATTTATCGAGGTTAGTTACAATTTTGCTTTTAAGTCCATCAAATGCTTCATAAAATGAATTGATTTTTAATGGTAATGTAACAGGAACTTTTGTTATAGTTTTATTTTCAATATTTAATTGTATATAATTATCATTTTTTTTATAACCTAATTGTATTATTTCATTAGGGTTAGTAGATGAATATTTAGTTTTTACTTCATTTTCTAAAACATTTTTTAGAACAAACGGAATTTCTATGTCAAAATATTTAAGTTTTAAATTATTTTTATTATTACCAAGAGTTAAAGTCTTATTAGCTAGCTTTTTATCTAAAAGTTCTAATTTATCCAACTCTTTAATACCCTCGTTTTTAGCATAAACTTTAATTTGATCAACAACGTCTTGGAAAGTATGAAAACTACCAAAAGCTTCACTTTGTTGATCTAAAATATTTTTAATTTTATTAATTGTTTGTTTATCTGGACTAAGAGTTTGGGTTGGGTTT
Proteins encoded:
- a CDS encoding DUF2130 domain-containing protein; the encoded protein is MARQLTVNDYKDMFVIRPMYFISFLGVLETIALKYKDLKLNKLQREIMFKEKQDILDEFEEFKNNLLDNALKHIDTKFNEINKSAENVKKEANKILEATELVINKHLNTVKNKINNFKIEKVLES
- a CDS encoding BspA family leucine-rich repeat surface protein, translated to MLKFLSVITLIPTTSLLVISCTSQTKETTKKTENPTQTLSPDKQTINKIKNILDQQSEAFGSFHTFQDVVDQIKVYAKNEGIKELDKLELLDKKLANKTLTLGNNKNNLKLKYFDIEIPFVLKNVLENEVKTKYSSTNPNEIIQLGYKKNDNYIQLNIENKTITKVPVTLPLKINSFYEAFDGLKSKIVTNLDKWDTSNVKILTNAFNNAKNFNTNISNWNTSKVTDMSGVFFDAEKFDQPIGKWNTSKVTDMSAMFFGAKNFNQDLNNWDVKNVKNMAQMFWDATKFNGKITNWDVSNVVSTNNMFADAESFNQDISNWNTSNVISMDGMFARAKSFTWSLRKWNVKKVVKAQGFRIENKNNLDDDKIPPFKNEVKEYIDD